From the Amia ocellicauda isolate fAmiCal2 chromosome 12, fAmiCal2.hap1, whole genome shotgun sequence genome, the window cctGGAGAGAGTTCACGCACACCAGGGTGTCCggccctgttcctggagagagGGTGGGGGAATTTTAAAAGCTATTTCGGGTTTAATTTGTAATACAGCACAGTGTATAGAAGGTACAGCATGCATTCTGAATTTCCTCTGGCAATCTAAACTACACCTCCCATTCTGTTCTCGCTCAGTGGCCCGTCGTCCTTTCCGTCTTTGTCTGCCTGAGAGGAAGAACTACAATTCCCAGTGGCCTCCGGGGCCGTGTACATCCCGGAAGACCCATGAACATCAGGGGAAAAAGGAACTACAATTTTAATCACGTGACGAGACGACGCCCGGAAGCGCCTCTTTCAGAGAGaaatacagtaataataaaaatagtatGGCtggtgagagcggggggggggtgTGAGGGGATGGGTCGTGTCTGTGGGTTCGTGTTGTAGTCAGTAAGTTTTGAATCAAGAGGAAGAGGTAACACTAAATATAATATCATCGACGAGACTGTTCTgggcctgtctctctctctctcactatttCTTTCTCTCCGTCTGTCCCCCACGCACTTAAGTTTGGGAGATtgtttggggaggggggggtgatTACCTTTGGAGgcgttattttttttaattctttcatattttgctttttaattttttttgagcCGACATAAAAAAGGGCAGTGAGAAAACAACAAACTCCAGTCACCCAACTAAAGACTCATgtattcatttcaaatggacaaAGATCGCTTCTTCCAGTCCGCTGTGACCGTAagtaacacaaataaataataacaacaataacacacacgCACCTATAACCACACAATAAGACACACAcaactacactacagcacagttgCTCGCTTGTAAAACCCGGCCGTACGCGGCGCAGACGAAGCCTGGCGTGGCCGAAAATCTAGTTGATTTGCTAGTAAAAGCCATCTTGAAATTAGAATAGAAACGGGCAGGATAGAAAGACCCGAAAACAATTAAACACGGATCGCAGGAGCTCGCTGGCGCCGGTCCATCTGCACAAAAAGTGTTCTAGAAAAAGCGACGTGGGTGTAATTGTAGCGAGATGATCGCTTATCCGTGTTTTCTTATTCTTGTGCCTGGATCGTAAAGTTATTTTTAATCGACAGCCTCTGATCCCACCGCATTACCattgttatttatattattattattattattattatagttgttattttattattattaataatggttTTCTGAGTTCCGGAGCGGCTCCCGATGCGATtcgatattgttattattgatattcATATTTGATCGTTATTGAActgcagttgttgttgtttttgttgttgttttgtcttCACGGTACATTGTGAGGATGATGCTGGTCCGGTCGCGTTCTAGTTCGGATCCGACCAGTTCTGCGGCGCCCAGCGTTCCCGGTATGGAGGCAGATACAGCGAGACCGACCTCCCCTCcctatagaatatatatatatgtggtataggctgcacacacacacacacacacacacacacacacgtaattGCGTCGGGATGTATTGCTATACGTCATTTGAGAATGCGATTACTACTAAtcataatattatattaatttactgttaTCATATAGTTATTGTACACGAACAGGATGATAAATCGCTCTTGCTACAGTTACTAATGTCGCTGTTAATTATAGTCCAACACCAGAAACCACGTGCCCAGACGTCTCAGAATCATGTCCATAtatatctatgtgtgtgtatatatatatatatgtatgtgtgtgtgtgtatatatatatatatgcacatacatacatctatatatacatacatacatacatacatagaatgAAATACAAGAATTGTAATATGATAATCATACAGTGGTATTATTCAACATAGTTATTTATGATAGTACTAACTATGGTAAATTATTGTGTTTAGTAGTTATCATAATATTGTTTATGATTTCCTTTTCTGCCTAtttctctccctcagagggGCCCATGCTCCTGGCTGGAGATGCACCAGTTCATTGGTGACCTGATGGCGTCCAGCTCGGCTGCCGTgcctgtgaaggactgcagccAGCAGGAGGCGCTTCGCTCAGCCTGGGAGAGCGCCGGCCATGAGATCCTGGGCCTAAAGACGGCTCCCCCCGCAcaccagccacagccccagccccagccccccagctccACAGCCTCCCCTGCTGCTGGTGGCTTCAAATCGGGCCACTGTAAGGGCACCTATGGCCTGCAAGGAGGGCTGCAGCCTATTGGGGAGCTGGCGGAGCGGGCTGGGACTGAGCAGAACAGTACCAGCAGTACCGGGCagcagtgtgagtgtggggcAGTGGGTTTGTAGTAGGTTATCCAGTTCTGATGTGGTCTGGGCCAGGAAAgaaagtgtgtcagtcagtcagtcatagtgtcagtctgtcagtcatgTTTGTAATCCTTTTccctctatctatctctctccaGTCCAGCACCGTACCTGTTCCTGTCCTGGCTGCCCCTTTTCCTTCCAGAACCTGAAACCCAGAGACTCCCAGCGTGGGGGGGCACAGTCGGATCGGCGCCAAGGGGGGAACCAGGGAAAGGATGGGACAAATGGAGGGAGTGGGGGAGGAGGCGGAGGGGGCGGGAGGAGCAGCAGTTGTAACAGCATGGCGGGGGGCTCGGGCTGTGGCTCTGTCAGCCTGGGCCTGTGTCTGGGTTTGGGCCTGGCACTGGAGGAGGAGACCTGCCCAGCCAGCCCCCCCACCGGCCCCCATCTGGATCAGGGCCCGCCCCACGGCCACGGCGACCCCACAGACCTCAGCCCCGGCGCCAACCCTGCACCCTTCCCCTGTCTATGCTGCCACCGCGGCTTCCAGACCTGCGCCCAGCTGCTACGCCACCAGCAGGGGGCCAACGCCAGCTTTGCAGAGGCAGGGGGGGAGTCGCTCTTCTACCACCGGCACCCTCCACCAGCCCCTGGTGCCGCCCAGCCCCTGCAGGACCCCGCCCCCTTCCCCTGCCTCTCTTGCCAACGCAGCTTCCAGACCTGCGCCCAGCTGCTGCGCCACCAGCAAGGCCACTCTCAGCAGGACCctcctctcctgggggggcacCTGGGGCCCTCACagcacccccaccaccaccaccactctcaccaccaccaccaacaacaacagcagcagcagcagcagccaccTGCTCAGCACCACTCAGCCTACCCCCAGCGTTGCCACCCCTGCATGCACTGCCAGGCCTCCTTCCCCCGGCCCGGGCAGCTGCTCCAGCACCAGCGGACTGAGCACGCGGCCAAGACGCCGGGCTTCCTGTGCCCCGAGTGTGGCCGCGCcttcaacagcaacagcaacctGCGCATCCACCTGCATGTGCACACGGGCGCCCGGCCCTACAGCTGCCCAGATTGTGGCAAGAGCTTCAGCCAGTCAGGGGCGCTGAAGATCCACCGTCGCATCCACACGGGCGAGCGGCCCTACACCTGCTCCTACTGTGGCCGTGGCTTCCCTCACCTGGCGGGCATCCGGGCCCACCAGCGCACGCACACGGGTGAGAAGCCCTACCGCTGCACCCAGTGTGGCAAGTGCTTCACCCAGTCGGGGGCGCTGAAGATCCACTGCCGCATCCACACAGGCGAGCGGCCCTACCTGTGCGGTGTGTGCGGCAAGGGCTTCTCCAACCGCTCGGGCGTGCGTTTCCACCAGAGGACCGTGCACGGCATCGGGGTGGGACTGGGGGGCTTGGGGGGCCTTGGGGGACTTGGCGGGCTCGGGGGGCTGGGGTTGGGAGCGGGAAGTGGCGATGGCAGCGATCAGGCCCAAAATGCAGAcgccctctctctgtccctcgcCCTCTCCGAAGATGACCCCGACGCACCCCCAGAGAAGCTGCCcccgtcctcctcctccaactcctcttcctcttcctcctctgctTCTTCCCGCACCTCCCCTCCTTCTCCGCCTGCCCTTCCGCTCGCTCTAACTGGCCTCACTGCCGCCAAGAACAAAGCCAGGCACAGACACCGGCCCAGGGGCAGGCCCAAGCTGCTcactgggggtgggggtgggggtgggaggcTGGCTGCCTCCAGAGAgggcagagggggagggggagggggagggaagcCAGTTTTGCTCTATGCGTGTGAAGACTGCGGGCGGAAGTTCAAAGACGCCCCCACAAGGAACCGGCACCAGAGACTAGAACACTACGCTgaccaggaggaggaggaggaaggagggggagagggaggaagagggggacAGGGGGAAGAGGGAGGGGTGGAGgccagagagggaggagaggggagagatggagggcaggagaaggaggaggatgaGTCTGGGAGGGGTGTAGAGAGGAGCcaggcagaggcagaggcagtCGAAGGCTTGCTGTAAGTTGACTGTGTgcagagagaggaaaagagggAGGGAGTTGGAAATTGTAGGAAActgattttacagaaaatgaagaGAGGGGGCGGGGGAAGGAATCCAACAGGAAAAACAATGATTTGCACAGGAGTgagaaagaaggggaaaaagaagaaagcgagagagggaggggtaCACTGGGGAACTGACACTGGGACTGGCACacatgctttctctctctccatccctctctcctctctcctcttcctcccaaCATCTTCCCCCCAACTCCTCTCTCTGGCTCATTGGTGGGGAAACTAGCAAGATCCAGGGACAGACTGGAATGAAAAATGAGCAAAACAATTGAAGGACAAGAAGGGCTGATTGGGGAGGCTGTGCATCATTTGTGAGGGGAGGGAAGTGGATTTGGCAGTCAACAGTTTGGGGACAGAATAAACCTAAGACCTGAATCCTCCCCCACCCTCCGCAAacttttcttcattcttggaCTGATTGTTGGCTCATTGACTGGATGCTAACCAAACCCCCCAGGCTTGCCCTAAGAGCATCATCTGTGTGTTCTTTAGAGCCGGAGGTCggagaggaggacaggaggGGAGAGTGTGAGCAAGagctgtctgtttgtctgtctctgtctgtgcgtCTCCTCCTCTCAACCTCCCTCcatttcttcctcctcctcctctctcttcctctgtttccttctgtctctcccttcctccatCTCTTCcttcttccccctctctctatcACTCCCCCATCTGCTCTCCGCCCTTCTCTCTGCACCGTGTTAACTATTAAGACAAACAATCACTTTTATGATTATtacgattattattataattattattatggttattttttttgttatattctgtatgtatgtatctgtgtgtgtgctgttgtctcttgctttctgtcttctgttctctctcgTCTCGCTTATTTCCCGTAATGTCGAaaaggatgagagagagagagagagagcgagcaagAGAGTAAATACAGTCAATCAGTTTAAGAAACCAAACAAGGAAATTTGACAGAGAACCAGTTTTCTGAGACACGAATACATAGTGAGACttgcgcacagacacacacacacacacacacacacacacacacactgacgcagtaacgcactcacacagacacacacagttatgcCTGCTTCTCTCCACATTGCACAACAGAGAGCAAGCTCAATGTCAATTttatgtactgtatttattgCTACCCCGTTGTGTCGCTCTGTTCCTGAGCTCTGGGCCTGTCTGTCAATGCTCTGGCAACACTGATGTCACCTAGTCCTGccaataaagtttttttttaactgaaccGAATGTAAGGTTGCTAGGGGGCGGGGTAGACTGGCTTGGCTCACACTGAGGACATTGCAGATCTCACATCCACCTCAGGAGGGTGATGTTTCCACTAGTATGAATTTGCTTTGGTTCCTATAATAAATTGTGGAAtttgatgtgtttttgtgtcAGTCATTACACAGACAAAGataaagaatatatttatatgaatgAATTTATTTAGGGAATGTTATTCCCTATGTGCATGTTGCACCACAACcccaattaaaaaacattgatacaaatgtaaaaatatacatacagctTTGGGGCtgcagtgagagagtgagaagcAAGCAAACGACACACAACTTACTGACTcacacagtgactgactgatacactgactgactgttttATGTTGGAGCTTGTCTCTGTCAGTCTCTCATCAGATTTTACTTGCTTCCTTTTCCTTTATTCTTCCCTgtctggctgttttttttttgtttttgttttttgtttttctatgttAGTTGATCACTTGTAGAACTTCTCTATGTCActccatctctctttctctgtgtttctgttccTCTCTCTGTCATTGTAAGCAGGCCCTTGGTGCAGCTctacagagacacagtcctCTCTGCAGTAATAAACCTGCCCATGTGCTTCACTCCAGCCCTGGTCTGTCTGCATTATTGCTTGTTTGCTCTGTTTTGGGGGGTGGAGtccttgacctctgacctttgaCCATAACCCCCTCCCTGGGTAATACACTAATATACTCGTAGGtgctcactcacacacaaacacactcacactcacacaaatgCTCACACAGaaaccctcacacacacacacacacaaagactcacaaacaaacacacacaaacatatgcaCACCCACAGGGTTCACATACACAGGAATACAGAAATGAGCTGCCAGGTGATTTTCTTGTGCTGTGTGTATACCAGATATTTCCCAATTTCTCCCATAATTCCCCTTTTCACTGATGTCAAAGGACAGTAGTGACATTCCCCTCACAGCAGGAAGTCAGAGCTAGAGGAAATGAAACAGATTtctgtatataattattattatgaaaggGGAGACTGGGGGACAGAGACAAGGGACtgacagggacagagacagaaaaGGGGGACTGacaggaacagagagagagaaagtgaagaAAATGAGAATAGCTAAGAAGGAAACGGAGACAAAGGAAAAGTGCGATAAGACAGTACTATTATTAAAAGTAGTAGCAATATAACTAGTAgtggtagtaatagtagtagtagtatgattatgattattgtgtattgttttgtgttgctgttctAACACAGTGCCCAGTGGAGGCTGTGCTGAGTCACTGTTTGACGCTTCCTTGCTTCAGTGGGGCTTTCAGCGTCCCCCCGACCTCAGCAGTAGACCACCGCACACAAGACAAACCAGACCACTGCAAACAATAGAGCACAGTACTGGGAAAatttacacaacacacaccTGACAACCACACACAATAGAGCACTGTCTAGTTTGCTGGGGAGATTTCCTGTAAAgaatgagagggagagaaggagaaagcAAGTGGGAGagaaaggcgagagagacacacatctCAACtacaagaaaatgtataaagTTGACAATAATGCATGCATGTTCTGTGCTGTGCTATAGTGTGCTGTagtttgtgttgtgctgtgccttgcagtagtgtgctgtgctatagtatgctgtagtgtgttgtagTGTCCTGGGTTGTGTTGTGCtttgctgtactgtgctgtcaGGAACTTGTCAAGCGCAGCGTTTTCCGCTTCAACTGACACAAGCCACGCGCAAAACAGTACACACTGTtcactcactgacacaatgGCGcagtactgtacacacacacacacacacacacacactgacacacacacacaaagtactgtacacacacacactgacacacacaaagtactgtatactcacacactgacacacacacaaagtactGTAcattcacacactgacacacgcacacaaagtaCTGTatactcacacactgacacacacacaaagtactgcatactcacacactgacacacacacaaagtattgtatactcacacactgacacacgcacaaAGTACTGcatactcacactgacacacacacaaagtactgtatactcacacactgacacacacacaaagtactGTATACTGACACACGCACAAAGTACTGTatactcacacactgacacacacacaaagtactGTACATTCAGACATAAACACCCACatttgcacacacatacactgcacacacactctctgacACCAGTATCGGCGGAGCTGACCGGATACAGGTGACGTAAGCCCTCAGTGATTGGAGGAAATATTtaattggttatttatttttatttcatttgcatATAATCTGCATTGTGTATAGAAATATATTGTATGAatttgacagagagagagaaacagataaaatcaaacaaaacacattcatataaaataataaaataaaatacatacaaacttTTAATACGTTATCGATAGAATGTTAGGCTAAAGAAAACCAACTGGTATAGTATTAtcactattattactatttgtattagtagtagtagtagtaaataatgataatatgcagacagacagacagaatgaCAGCCAGGCAATATTTGCATAAACCACGCCCCCACTCCAATCTGCTATAACTTCACTAGTAGGAAGCTGGACAACTCATAACAACACGGAGACACAGAAAAGtgcgacacagagacagagggacacgGAGAGTGAGACAAACTGAGACAGGGACAGAGATCGCGaaggacaggcagacagacagactgacactgacagagagagagagacagagacaggggcAGACTGAGACAGTGACAGCGGGACAGAGGCGCCGAGCGGGACAGACGGAGACACGGAAGATCAGAGAAGGGGTTTCACCATGAAGTCTGTGACGCTGTTGCCGCTGTTGGGGCTGCTGAACTGTCTCCACACGGACGGTACCCCTGTccgcctgtgtgtctgtatcatTGTCCCTGTccgcctgtgtgtctgtccgtgtgtgtgtccATATCATGCATTACACCGTAGCGCTGTTATTGGTGCCGTGTTTGGGGTTTTGGTAGGGGAGTGGAGTTAGTGTgcattaagattttttttatttttttacataaactGAACGaaactaataaacaaataattatgtATTCAAAAATATTAGTTTTTGCAGTGTCCTTCGATTTCCGCCTGTCCATccgtctgtttgtctgtctgcgTCTGTCGTGACAACAGATACATGAAcgagaatacaaaaataacgaAATATACCGCGATAGACTCGACGAATCTGACAGAAATCGCACTTTGATCTGATACAAGATACTTTTCCATTCCTTCCGCGTCAGGTGCTCTTCTGTGTGACGCTGGTGTGCAGGAAAAACCCTTAACTGATGATATTATCTTTAGTAGTAATGGTAATACTAGCAGTGGCAGCAGTAGTGCCAATAGTTTTAGTAGAATTAAGAATGATGATAATAACATGATGGTTGTTTTTCGTGTATTTATGATAGTTGTGCAGGGGGTCCAGGACAAAGGTTATCTCCTATCtttttgtgtgtatctgtggTGTCTGTGTCAATACTTGTGTGTGTCGctctccatctgtctgtctctgtttctctttctctctgagtGTGGTCACATCATACTCGTCAACACAGAAGTGAAAGTATgcggtgtgcgtgtgtgtcagtgtgtgtgtgtgtgagagagtcttacagtatgtgtgtgatagtgaatgtgtgtgtgtatgcttgTATGTGAGAGAATatgtgagagtgtctgtgtgagtgtgtctgtgtgtgtgtgaaagtgatgCACATATTCTCGCTCTCACGCAAACACTGATATTCACTCGGTCCAtcctctgtctccccctctccccctctttctCCAGGTTCCTCTCTGGTTCTGGAGGGTCCAGCTGCTCCAGTCCTGGAGGGTCACTCGGTCACTCTGCAGTGCCTCTCAGACCTGGAAGATGACATGAGCTCAGTCCATTTTGAGAAATACTCCCAGGTCAGAACCATTGAACACCTAGAGCCAATCAGAGTCCAAACACTCACTGACaagacacccagagagagagtcagtgtgtcagtcagtcaatcagtcagtcagtcattcagtcagcTTGtgttgtcagtcagtcagtcggtcggtcagtcagtcaaACTTTTTTGACCCAGGGACCCCTTTGTCACCCAAAGGATGGCCAGGGGGGTCGCTGATGGTATAAGCGTGTGGGGGGGGCACTACTACTATTTTCACCAGAGGGcctgaatgcatttttttttttagggggggtACATTTTGCCACAGACCCCGTTGCACCCCCTCGCGgaccccagtttgggaacctctgtgttcagtcagtgtatcaggattaactctctctatttctctctctctctctgtacagtaTATGGACCGCTGGTATCGCCTGGACCAATCTCGGGTCATGCGCTGCTGGTACCTGCAGGTGAACGCCACGCGTGAGCCGGGCCGGCTGGTCCTGACGGTGTCGCAGGTCCAGAGTTGGCACAGCGGGCCCTACCGCTGCGTCCGCCAGAACCTCAcagacaacagcaacaacaacagcagcagtagCGATGGCGACAATTACGAGGATGATTACTCCTACAGACACCGCTACTACTACCAGCACTCAGACAACACCCCCAACTACACTGACATCTCCAACTCCATCAGCGTGCCAGTGCATTgtaaggggtgggggggatttaATTTATTCTGTGTAATGTATGATAATGAATCTTCATATGTGATGTAGTGCAATATAATTCAGTATAACACAATGTAATCAGTGTGGTGTGTTAGCGTGTTGTAACAGCGTGTTGTAACAGTGTGTTGTAATAGCCTGTTGTAAGAGCGTGTTGTAACCGTGTGTTCATGTCCCTGTGCAGACATGCGTGACGTGTCTATCTATAAGGACAGCAACTTCTACAGCCGCTACTCTGGCCAGCTGCAGGACCTGTGTGTGCCTGAAGGGGGCGATGTGGAGGTGGACTGCTCTACATCAGCCTCCGAGACGCCACTGTACACCTGGAGcagagaggtcagaggtcacactgactgactgactgatacactgacactctgactgactgacacactgactgatagacacactgactgactgactgatacactgacacactgactgtctgactgactgacacactgactgacacattgactgactgactgactgactgactgacacactgactgacacactgactgactgacacattgactgtgtgactgactgatacactgactgactgactgacacactgacattgCTTGCCTGTCTGACTGTGCAGTGCAATCAGGTGTATAGTGTACTGCTGGctataaaataatattcatattcatgaCAGACCAGAACTCCGGTCTGTTCCCCAGGCAGCTCTGGTTCTGTACAATTGCGCTCGACTGCCAGTGTGTTCTCTGGGACCCAGGCTCAAAGTAGTCAATCATGGACACCCGCTGTGGGTCGACCGTAAAATCTCAATAATCGTTCCTTTAATTGCATCGCTTCATAATGCAGTTGCTCTGGCGGAGGCGTAATTACATAAAGTGTGCCCAGAGAGCGATGCAGTTGGTGGGTAGTCTTGCCAGCAGGCCCACAATCCCGGGGCAGTGAGACGCAACATGATCTTAAAGCTGCCCTGAAGCAGAAATACATTAACGAGTCAGAAGAGAGCCGAGTCTTAGCGGAATTGACATTGCTGCTTTCTTGTCCTGTGGGCCCTGACAATACAGTcaagttgttttattttacttgtaaagaaaggcattttaatgTATCGTTTGGACGGACAATGTAAGGAATCATACGCACTGCTCATTCTGTTATTGTTCATAAAGCACCCTCCCTGGGGGCTGCCTCTTGTGGTGACTCGGAGGTACTGCAGCCTTTAGAAATCAAAGCCCTCAACCAATCTATCCATCTCTCACTGTCGGCGTGGCCAGGGCAATGACTGGGTGGAGCAGTCCAGCAAGCTGAAGCTGCGGCGGGTGCGAGTGGAGGATTCTGGGAAATACACCTGCACCGCCTCCCACCCCTCCGTGTCCCAGCTGAGGAAGAGCAAGACCCTGACTCTGATTGTCACCCCCGGTGGGCAGGGATGAGGGGTGGTTGAAGGGGGAAGGGGTTGGTCCAGGGGTAACAGAGGGGAGATGGGGCAGGTCAGGGGGGTAACATATTAAGTCATCAGAGGAGAGAAGGGGCAGTTGAATGTGACGGGGAGGTAGGGGAGGTCGGAAGTGAGGAGTAGCGGGCTGGAGTAGGAGATGTTGATATCCAACATTTGACTTTTGACCTCTAACCTCTGATCCTTCCCCCCGCAGAGGAGCTTCCTTGGCTGCAGTCTTCCCAGGGCCGTCTTGTGCTGATTACATCAGTGCCAGGGgcggtgctgctgctgctgacacTGGgactgtccgtctgtctgtacCGGCACCGCAAGATCACCAGCAAGGGCCCACTGTGAGAGCCTGTgactgtctgtccgtctgtccgtcC encodes:
- the LOC136764067 gene encoding uncharacterized protein LOC136764067 → MYSFQMDKDRFFQSAVTRGPCSWLEMHQFIGDLMASSSAAVPVKDCSQQEALRSAWESAGHEILGLKTAPPAHQPQPQPQPPSSTASPAAGGFKSGHCKGTYGLQGGLQPIGELAERAGTEQNSTSSTGQQFQHRTCSCPGCPFSFQNLKPRDSQRGGAQSDRRQGGNQGKDGTNGGSGGGGGGGGRSSSCNSMAGGSGCGSVSLGLCLGLGLALEEETCPASPPTGPHLDQGPPHGHGDPTDLSPGANPAPFPCLCCHRGFQTCAQLLRHQQGANASFAEAGGESLFYHRHPPPAPGAAQPLQDPAPFPCLSCQRSFQTCAQLLRHQQGHSQQDPPLLGGHLGPSQHPHHHHHSHHHHQQQQQQQQQPPAQHHSAYPQRCHPCMHCQASFPRPGQLLQHQRTEHAAKTPGFLCPECGRAFNSNSNLRIHLHVHTGARPYSCPDCGKSFSQSGALKIHRRIHTGERPYTCSYCGRGFPHLAGIRAHQRTHTGEKPYRCTQCGKCFTQSGALKIHCRIHTGERPYLCGVCGKGFSNRSGVRFHQRTVHGIGVGLGGLGGLGGLGGLGGLGLGAGSGDGSDQAQNADALSLSLALSEDDPDAPPEKLPPSSSSNSSSSSSSASSRTSPPSPPALPLALTGLTAAKNKARHRHRPRGRPKLLTGGGGGGGRLAASREGRGGGGGGGKPVLLYACEDCGRKFKDAPTRNRHQRLEHYADQEEEEEGGGEGGRGGQGEEGGVEAREGGEGRDGGQEKEEDESGRGVERSQAEAEAVEGLL
- the LOC136764946 gene encoding uncharacterized protein LOC136764946, producing MKSVTLLPLLGLLNCLHTDGSSLVLEGPAAPVLEGHSVTLQCLSDLEDDMSSVHFEKYSQYMDRWYRLDQSRVMRCWYLQVNATREPGRLVLTVSQVQSWHSGPYRCVRQNLTDNSNNNSSSSDGDNYEDDYSYRHRYYYQHSDNTPNYTDISNSISVPVHYMRDVSIYKDSNFYSRYSGQLQDLCVPEGGDVEVDCSTSASETPLYTWSREGNDWVEQSSKLKLRRVRVEDSGKYTCTASHPSVSQLRKSKTLTLIVTPEELPWLQSSQGRLVLITSVPGAVLLLLTLGLSVCLYRHRKITSKGPLDDHSQKKPIYKTSVESLPSTTMDTQPLV